The region ATTCGGCAAACATGCCCAGGCGTTTACGCAGAAAAAGAGCGGTATAGCCATGAATGCTGCTCCAGATCATCATGGCTGTCGACTGTACATTGTGTTGCTGGAAGATGCCCGTATCCATGCATTCCTGCACTACCTGCGTTAGCAGCCCAAATGCCTGATCCCCCTCCACCCAGTCTTCTTTATCGAGTTTATCCATGGGGGCGGTCATAATGAACATCAGGTCGAACAGCTCCGGGTTTTGGACGGCAAAACGGATATATGCCCGCCCCATCTCGACCAGTTTTTCGAAAGGGTCTACCAATAGGCGCAACGGCTGAAACTCCTGCACCATCTGAGCGAAACCGCGTTGGTGAAGAGCAAACAACAATTCGTTCTTGTCTTTGAAGTACAGATAG is a window of Spirosoma linguale DSM 74 DNA encoding:
- a CDS encoding transcriptional regulator, TetR family (PFAM: regulatory protein TetR~KEGG: scl:sce6781 TetR family transcriptional regulator) — its product is MGITERKEREREEMRKLILDAALKLFLTNGFDKVSIRNIADEIEYSPATIYLYFKDKNELLFALHQRGFAQMVQEFQPLRLLVDPFEKLVEMGRAYIRFAVQNPELFDLMFIMTAPMDKLDKEDWVEGDQAFGLLTQVVQECMDTGIFQQHNVQSTAMMIWSSIHGYTALFLRKRLGMFAECDVPVIMDDAFNLFCETLRKGL